The Pseudomonas bijieensis DNA window TTACTCGCTCCTGGCAATGGCGAGCATTGCGATCCTCGGCTATCGCAAGATCGACCTGTCGGCCCGGGTCCTGTCGGTGGTGGTGGTTGCCGAGTACTTGGCGATCCTGACGCTGGATTTCGCCATTCTCAAGACCGGTGGCGACAGCGGCATCAATCTCGATTCGTTCGAGCGCAGCCATGTGTTCAGTGGTACGCCGTCAATCGGCTTGCTGTTCTGCTTCGCTGCCTTCATTGGCTTCGAGGCCACCACCATCTATGGCGAAGAGGCGAGGAACCCGCACCGTACGATTCCTATCGCCACCTACAGTTCGGTGCTGTTGATCGGTGGTTTCTATGCCCTGTCGGTCTGGTCGATGATCGTCGGCGTCGGGGCGGACAAGATCGTGCCGACCCTGCAGGCGCTCCAGGATCCCACCACCTTCATCTACGGCATGTCCGATCATTTTGTCGGCCCGTACCTGACCCAGATCATCCGCGTGCTGTTCATGGTCAGCATCTACGCCGGGTTGCTGGCGTTCCACAATGCCGCGGCTCGTTACTTCTATGCCATCGGCCGCGACGGTTTGCTGCACAGCCGGTTGGGGACCACCCATCGTGTGCACCAGAGTCCGCATATGGGTTCGGTCCTGCAAAGCCTGATCGCGGCGGTGGTGGTGCTGATTTTCGCCGCGCTGGACGCCGATCCGATCCTCCAACTGTTCGCCTGGTTCTCCAACCTGGCCACGCTGTGCGTGATCCTGCTCATGGCCCTGACCTCGGCGGCGGTATTTGTCTATTTCCGCGCGCATCCGGAACTGAAGCTGGGGCTCTGGCGCGGTCGGATTCTTCCGGGTTTTTCGTGCCTGGCATTGCTGGCGGTCCTGGCCCTTGCGGTGATTCATTTCGATGTGCTGACCGGCGCCAGCCAGCTCTTGTCCTACGGCCTTTGTGCCGTGATTCCCGCCGCGCTGATCGTCGGCGTGCTCCTCGCTGCTCGATTGCGCAAGGCTTCGCCCGAGCGGTTCATGGCGCTGGGAAGCCACAAGCTCTAAGGCGTCAAGCGACAACGTCAATCCACCCAGAAAACAAGTCCGCTGTCGTTCCGGACGGTTCGTCAGCGCGTGAAAGGAAGGTGCTATGCACGATTATCAAATGCTCATCAATGGGGCGCGGGTCGACGGTGAAAACGGCCACTTCGATGTGTTCAATCCGGCGACCGGTACCGTGTTCGCCCGCTGCCCGGCCG harbors:
- a CDS encoding APC family permease, translating into MSVSFPISSSTELKRGALGVGFIIFFVISAASPLSVIAGGFPIGIMLGNGAGTPALLLLALLVLLAFSAGYTAMSRHMTNAGGFYAFTSRGLGGLAGGAAGVLAMFTYNILQVGLYGMFGGVVSGTMASVFGLDLPWWTYSLLAMASIAILGYRKIDLSARVLSVVVVAEYLAILTLDFAILKTGGDSGINLDSFERSHVFSGTPSIGLLFCFAAFIGFEATTIYGEEARNPHRTIPIATYSSVLLIGGFYALSVWSMIVGVGADKIVPTLQALQDPTTFIYGMSDHFVGPYLTQIIRVLFMVSIYAGLLAFHNAAARYFYAIGRDGLLHSRLGTTHRVHQSPHMGSVLQSLIAAVVVLIFAALDADPILQLFAWFSNLATLCVILLMALTSAAVFVYFRAHPELKLGLWRGRILPGFSCLALLAVLALAVIHFDVLTGASQLLSYGLCAVIPAALIVGVLLAARLRKASPERFMALGSHKL